A stretch of DNA from Methylogaea oryzae:
GCTGTCTTTCCGCCATTACGACCATCACCTGTGCCACGCCGCCATGGCCTGTTACGGCAGCCCTTATCCTGAGGCCGGCTGTCTGGTGGTGGATTCTTACGGCGAAAACGGTTCCATGGGCTGGTACCGCTATCAAGGCGGCCGCGTCCGCCCGCTTTATCTGTCGCGGGGCGTGGAGAGCCACGGCTTTTTCTACATGAAGCTCACCGAGCTGTGCGGCTTCGACTGGATGGCCGGCGAGGAGTGGAAGGTGATGGGGCTGGCGCCCTATGGCCAGCTGGACGAGGACATCTACCGCCTGCTGGACGGCATGGTGCGGCGCGAAGGCCTCAAGCTGCAACATGTCCGCGCCGGCTTTTTCGCCGCCCTGGAGCGGCTGGAGAACTACCGCCGCGCCGCCGATGCGCCGCCTCTGGCGGCGGCCAACCTGGCCCACACCGGCCAGCGCTTTTTCGCCGATGTGCTGAGCGAAGGACTGGGCCATTTCCACAGCCTGGCCGGCAGCGCCAACCTGGCCCTGGGCGGCGGCTGCGCCCTCAATTCTTCCTACAACGGCCGGATATTGGAGCGCACGCCGTTCCAAAGCCTGTACGTGCCGCCGGCCCCGGCCGACGACGGCACGGCGCTGGGCGCCGCCTGGCTGGCGTTGCGCGACGATAAGCCGGATGCGCCCTTGCCGATGGCGCCGGTGTCGCCTTACCTGGGTTCGACGCTGTCGGAAGATGGCATCGCCAACCTGGCCCGCCACAGCGGTCTGAGCCTGCGCCACCTGCCCGGCTCCATCGCCGTGACGGTGGCGCAAATCCTCGCCCAGGGCCGCATCGTCGGCTGGATCCAGGGGCGGGCGGAGTTCGGCCCGCGCGCCCTGGGCAACCGTTCCCTGCTGGCCGATCCGCGCCCGGCCGACATGGCCGAACGCCTCAACGCAGTGGTTAAATACCGGGAAAGCTACCGGCCCTTCGCTCCGTCCATCCTGCACGAGCACGGCCCGGACTGGTTCGAGCATTACCAGGAGTCGCCTTATATGGAGCGCACCCTGCGTTTCAAGCCGGAAGTGCGGCAGCGGGTGCCGGCGGTGGTGCACGTGGACGGCACCGGCCGCTTGCAGACGGTGAAGCGGGAATGGAATCCGCTGTTGCACGAACTGCTGAGCCATTTCCACGGTCTTACCGGTGTGCCCTTGCTGCTCAACACCAGCTACAACGTCATGGGCAAGCCCATGGCCCACAGCGTGGAGGACGCTCTGGCGGTGTTCCTCACCGCCGGGGTGGATGCGTTGGCCCTGGGGGATTATTTGCTGCTCAAGCCGGAGTTGGCCGATTTATCGCTATGACCATGCCGCGCCAGTTGTTCCTGCGCTTGTCGCGCCCGCAGATCGACGCCGAGGCGTTGGCGGCGGCGCGTGAGTTTTTGGCCGCCGGCATTCCCCCTGCCGCCCGCGGGAGAAGCGGCGAGGGGCCGTTCGTCGCACTCCCGGATCTCGACGATGCGCCGCATTTGGCCACGGCCCTGGGTTGGCATGCCCCTGCCGCGTTGCTGCAATGGGACTGGCTGCGCGACATCGGCCATTCGGCCCGCGGCCACCGGCCCGTCAATGCCTTGCTGTTCCGGGCCTATCTGGACGCCGTCGGGCTGGACGAGCCGGCCTTGGCCCTGGCGGCCCAGTACCGGGCTTTGTTGAGCGCCGCCGGCGTCCCGGTCCCCGACGGCGCCGCGTTGGCCGAAGAGGCGTTTCTGGTACCTTGCGCGGCTTTGTCCTTGTCCTGCTTTCCGATGGAGGATTTCGACGCCATTCTCGGCTTCAGCCAAGCTCATTGCCGCCAGGGGAGCGAATGGCTGGACTGGCTGCAGCGCCAGCTGTCGCGTCACGGCCTGCCCCTGGGGTATGTGCGGCGGCACCGCGCGTTGCTGCAGCGTTATGCCGAGCGGCTGGACGAGGCCGCCATCGGGGCGGGGCAGGGGGTGGCCGCCGGTTGGGCGCTGTACGAACAGGCCCACCGGGCCAGCGCGGCGGCTTTGCGTGCCGCCTTGGCGCAGCCGCCGGAGCGGCGGGCCGAGGCGATGTTGCGGGAAAAACTGCCTTACGCCGTCGGCCATCACGGCGCGATCATGCTGGAGCAGCGCAGCCTGGACGAATGGCTGCGGGCGGGCGATTTGCCGGCCTTGCGGCGGGCTTTGCTCGATTCCCCCTATGTGCGGGCGGACGCCTTGGACGACAGCCGCTTATTCAAGGCCGCCGAGTTCGGCGGTTCCATGTTCGGGGTGTTCAGCGCGGAAGACTTGGCGCTGCTGCGTTGCTGGCTGCGGGGCGATGGCGCCGAGCCGCCGGCGCTTGCCGAAACGGCTCCCGGCCGCGACCGCGAACGTCCCGCCGCGCAACGGCGCCGGCGGCCGCTGCTTCCGGTAGGCGGACCGTCCGCCCGCGAGCTTTATCATCAATTGCTCAACCGCGCGGCCTATCCCGACAGCTTGTCCGTCGCCGCCGGTTACGCCGATAAAGTCCTGGCGTGGACGCGGCTGGCGGCGCCCCTGCAAAGGGGATTGCGCCGGCGTTTTCCCTACAGCCCGGGCGCCTTCAAGCAGCGGGTGGACGCTATTCACCGGCGCGAAGTGGAACGTTACCGGCCGTTGCGAGGCCGCCCCAAGCTGCCGCGGGAGATGTACCTGTGGGGTATCGGGCAAATGGCGCCGGCCATTCTGGCGGACGGTTGCTGGTTGGAGCATGCGGCGGGGAACGAGCCCATGGCGGACGGCGTGCGGCGGCGCTTGTTGCGGACTTTCGCCGACGAAGCCGGCGCCGGCTGCATCGAGTGGAACCATCCCAACGTCTATCGGCGCTTGCTGGAGAGCCTGGACATGTCGTTCGCCCCGATCGACAGCCAGGCGTTCATCCAAGATAGCCGTTTGTCCGACTCGGCTTTCGTCATCCCCGCCTATCTGCTGGCCGTGGGCCAATGGCCGGAGTGTTTCTTCCCGGAGTTGCTGGGGCTCAATCTCGCCATCGAACTGAGCGGCCTGGGCGCGACCTATATGCATCTGGTGGACGCCCTGCGTTATCACGGCATCGATCCCACCATCGTGCAGCTGCACCTGTCTATCGACAACCTGGCTTGCGGCCACGCCGCCTTGGCGCGTGAAGCCGTCGAGCTGTATTTAGAGCGGATGCGCAGCCTGGGCGGGGAGGTGGTTATGCAACCCGCTTGGGAGCGCGTTTGGAACGGCTATCTGTCCTTGTCCACCGCCAGCCTGCCGTTCGCCCTGTCCGGCCTGAGGCGTTACGGCCGCTGGAAAATCGGTGAAAAAGCCCGCGGCCTGTGCCATGCTTTGCGCCCGTCCTGATTCCAACCAACCGGTTACCCATGCGCCAATTGAGCCCCGTTGAATTGAAAGCGTTTTGCGAGCAGGCCGAAACGCCGCCGCTGTTGCTGGATGTGCGCGAACCCCACGAATTCGCTTATTGCCGTCTGGAAGGCAGCCTGCACATTCCCATGAATCAGGTGCCGGCCCGCTTGAACGAACTGGATCCGCAGCGCGACATCGTGGTGATTTGCCACCACGGCGTACGCAGCCTGCAAGTGGCCCGTTATCTGGAGGCACAGGGTTACAACCGGGTCATCAACCTGGAGGGCGGCGTGGACGCCTGGGCCATGGACGTGGACGCCGACTTGCCGAGATATTGATGATCGCTTTGATCCAGCGCGTCACGGAAGCCAGCGTTCGCGTGGACGGCGAAACGGTCGGCGCCATCGGGCGGGGCATCCTGGCCCTGGTGGCGGTGGAAAAAGGCGATACGGAGAAGGAAGCGCGGCGCCTGGCGGAGAAGCTGCTGGCCTACCGGATTTTCCCCGACGCCGAGGATCGCATGAACCTCAGCGTTAAGGACATCGGCGGCGAACTGCTGCTGGTGTCGCAATTCACCCTGGCCGCCGACACCCGCTCCGGCAGCCGTCCCAGTTTCACCCCGGCCGCCGCGCCGGAGGAAGGGCGGCGCTTGTTCGACTATTTCGTGGAGCAGGCGCGCGGCAGCCGACTCCGCATCGCTACCGGCCGCTTCGGCGCCGACATGCGGGTGGCGCTGGTCAACGACGGGCCGGTCACGTTCAATCTGCGCGTGGCTCCGGTGATCGCCGGCTAGAGGCTCAGCGCGACGGACGCTTCCGTCTCTTCCGCCGCGGCGGTTGCGGCGAATGCCGCTGTGGCGCTGGGCGCAACGCCGCTGCGTTCGCGTTTGCGGCGCAGCTTCATTTCGTACATTTTCTGGTCGGCCGCCTTCATCAGGCTGTCCACCGTGCCGCCTTCGGCGGGAAACAGCGTCACGCCGATGGAGGCGGCGACGGGCCGGGGGCGGCCGTCCAGCAGCATGGGCCGGGCGAGGGCGTCCTGGATTTTTTGCAGGGCGACGCCGGCCTTGGCCGCGCCGCCCACATCCGGCAAAAGCACGGTGAATTCGTCCCCGCCGATGCGCGCCACGGTATCGGATTGGCGCACGGCTTCCAACAAGCGATTGGCAACCTCGCACAGGTACTGGTCGCCGGCGTCGTGCCCCAGCTCGTCGTTGATGATCTTGAAATCGTCCAGGTCTATGAACATCAATGCGCCGCCAATGCCGCTACGTCCGGCCTGAGCCAGGCAGACTTCCAGCCGGTCGTAAAACAGCCGGCGGCCGGGAATGCCGGTGAGCGCGTCGAAATTGGCCAGTTGCCACAGCTCGTCCTCCAGCCGCTTGTTCTCGCTGATGTCCCGCACCGCTCCCTCGACCCCGGCGATGTTGCCCTCCTTGTCCCGATACAGGTGGGCGTTGGTGGCGGTCCAGATGGCGCTTCCGTTCCGGTGCCGAAATTCGGCCCGATGGCCGGCGGCGCCGCTGCCGGTGGAGCCGGCGAGTTCATCCAGGAGTTTCGGGTAGCCTTGGGCGTCGGCGTACAAGTCGCCCAGCTGCATGCCGACCACCGTTTCCGGGGCGTAGCCCAGCAGCTGTTCGATGGAAGGCGACACGTAAGTGATGCGGCCGTCCAGATCGGTTTGGTAAAGCACATCCTGGAGACTGTCCAGAATCAGGCGGTATTTATGCTCGGATTGCGCCAGGCTTTCCGCCAGCTTTTCGTTTTCCAGTCCATAGCGGCGGCTGTCGTTGAATGAGGCGTGATTGCGCCGTGCGGTGATGCACATGGCGATGCCGTAAACGAGGCTCAGCGCCGCCATGACGCTGTAGATTTCGCCGCCCTTGCCGGCGAAGTGGATGGCCAGCAGCAACATGACCGGAACGATAAAGGCTTCGCTGGCCCAGGGGACGACGCTGTAGGCCGTTGTCACGGAAGAGGTCAGCGCCAACAAGACCAGGATGAACAGCATTTCCAAGGTAAATACGCCCGGCAGTATCAGGGTGCCGAGTCCCCAGCCGACGCCGGAGGCGAAAGTGGTCAGCAGGAAGAGATTTTTCCAGAGCCGCAGCCCGGGCGCCGGCGTGTCGGACGGAAGGCGGCGGTAACTGCGCACCAGGGCCATGCGCAAGACGTACAGACCCAGGTTGGCGCCGGTCCACAGACTCCAACCCGCGGAGGGGGAGGCCTGGGACGCCAATACGTAGGAGATGGCGAGGAAGCAGATCAGCGAGCCGAAAAACGCCATGTCGCAGTTGCGGAACAACTGCTTGATTTGTTCCGTTTCCAGACGGCTCTGCAGGCTTGGCATGGGCTGGGGACTAGCGGTATTGCGTACCTGTCGGATACGCTCGATGCCAGCCCTGGCTGCCGATTTCCCGTCCCCGTAGAAATCGGCACTTCGTCACATTACTTTAGGCTTATTTAAGCGTTTCCATGCGAATGCGTTTGACCGGAGCGGTCACGGTGGCTAGCGCCTCGATTTCGCGGATGGCCGCGTTCATTTCCCGTTCCGCCACTTTATGGGTGAGCAAAATCACCGGCAGGCTGCTGGCGCCTTCGGCCGGCTCTTTTTGGATCAGCGCTTCGATGCTGATGCGATGGCTGGCCAGGATGCGGGTCACGTCCGCCAGCACGCCGGGCTTGTCCTCGGCGGACAGGCGCAGGTAGTAGGAGGTCTCGATGTCGTCCACCGGCAGCACCGGAATGTCGGAAATGGCGTCCGGCTGGAAGGCCAGGTGCGGCACGCGGTTTTCCGGGTCGGAGGTCAGCGCGCGCACCACGTCGACGATGTCCGCCACCACCGACGAGGCCGTCGGTTCGGCGCCGGCGCCGGCGCCGTAAGACAGGATCGGTCCCACCGCGTCGCCTTTCACCAGGATGGCGTTCATCACGCCGTCCACGTTGGCGATGAGGCGCTTGGCCGGGATCAGGGTCGGATGCACGCGCAGCTCGATGCCCTTGTCGGCGCGGCGGGCGATGCCCAGCAATTTGATGCGGTAGCCCAGTTGTTCCGCGTAGGACACGTCTTCCGGCGTGATGCCGCTGATGCCTTCCGTGTAAACCTTGGGGAATTGCAGCGGAATACCGAAAGCGATGGAGGCGAGGATGGTCAGCTTGTGGCCGGCGTCGATGCCTTCCACGTCGAATGTGGGGTCGGCCTCGGCGTATCCCAGGGCCTGGGCTTCCTTCAGCACGTCGGCGAAGGCGCGGCCCTTGTCGCGCATTTCCGTCAGGATGAAGTTGCTGGTGCCGTTGATGATGCCGGCCAGCCATTCCACCCGGTTGCCCGACAGGCCTTCGCGCAGGGTCTTGATGATGGGGATGCCGCCCGCCACCGCCGCTTCGAACGCCACCATGCGGCCGTATTTATGCGCCTGGGCGAAGATTTCGTTGCCGTGCAGGGCGATCAGCGCCTTGTTGGCGGTGACCACGTGCTTGCCGTTTTCCAAGGCCTTCAACACCAGCTCCTTGGCCGGCGACACGCCGCCGATCAGCTCGACGATGATGTCCAGGTTGGGGTCTTCCACCACCGCGAAGGGATCGGTGGTGAGGGTGATGCCGTGGGTGTCGCAAATACGCGGCTGGGTCAGGTCGCGCGCCGAGGCGGAGCAGATTTGGATATCGCGGCCCGCGCGGCGGGTGATTTCACTGGCGTTGCGCTTGAGCACGTTGACGGTGCCGCCGCCGACGGTCCCCAGTCCCAATAAGCCGACTTTTACCGGTTTCAATGTGTGTCCCCTCGTATTTTTGTGTCAGACCGCGTGGTCTTTGCGGAACATTTGTTTGATGCCGCGCATGGCTTGGCGCGTGCGGTGTTCGTTTTCGATCAGGCCGAAGCGCACGTGGGTGTCGCCGTACTCGCCGAAGCCGATGCCCGGTGCCACGGCCACTTTCGCGTCCAACAGCAGTTTTTTCGAAAAATCCAGTGAGTTCAGATGTTTGTACTGCTCCGGGATGGGCGCCCAGACGAACATGGTGGCCTTGGGGCGTTCCACTTCCCAGCCGGCGGCGTCCAGGCCGTCGCACAGGGCGTCGCGGCGCTTACGGTAGACTTCGCAGATCTCACCGACGCAGTCCTGCGGGCCTTCCAGGGCGGCGATGGCGGCCACCTGGATGGGGGTGAAGGTGCCGTAGTCCAGATAGGACTTGATGCGCGCCAGCGCCGCCACCAGTTCCCGGTTGCCGCACATGAAGCCGACGCGCCAGCCGGGCATGTTGTAACTTTTGGACAGCGTGAAGAATTCCACCGCCACGTCCGCCGCGCCGGGTACTTGCAGGATGGAGGGCGCGACGTAACCGTCGAAGACGATGTCGGCGTAGGCCAGGTCGTGCACCACCCAAATTTTGTATTCGCGGGCGATTTCGATGACCTTTTCGAAGAAATCCAACTCCACG
This window harbors:
- a CDS encoding sensor domain-containing diguanylate cyclase codes for the protein MPSLQSRLETEQIKQLFRNCDMAFFGSLICFLAISYVLASQASPSAGWSLWTGANLGLYVLRMALVRSYRRLPSDTPAPGLRLWKNLFLLTTFASGVGWGLGTLILPGVFTLEMLFILVLLALTSSVTTAYSVVPWASEAFIVPVMLLLAIHFAGKGGEIYSVMAALSLVYGIAMCITARRNHASFNDSRRYGLENEKLAESLAQSEHKYRLILDSLQDVLYQTDLDGRITYVSPSIEQLLGYAPETVVGMQLGDLYADAQGYPKLLDELAGSTGSGAAGHRAEFRHRNGSAIWTATNAHLYRDKEGNIAGVEGAVRDISENKRLEDELWQLANFDALTGIPGRRLFYDRLEVCLAQAGRSGIGGALMFIDLDDFKIINDELGHDAGDQYLCEVANRLLEAVRQSDTVARIGGDEFTVLLPDVGGAAKAGVALQKIQDALARPMLLDGRPRPVAASIGVTLFPAEGGTVDSLMKAADQKMYEMKLRRKRERSGVAPSATAAFAATAAAEETEASVALSL
- a CDS encoding homoserine dehydrogenase; the protein is MKPVKVGLLGLGTVGGGTVNVLKRNASEITRRAGRDIQICSASARDLTQPRICDTHGITLTTDPFAVVEDPNLDIIVELIGGVSPAKELVLKALENGKHVVTANKALIALHGNEIFAQAHKYGRMVAFEAAVAGGIPIIKTLREGLSGNRVEWLAGIINGTSNFILTEMRDKGRAFADVLKEAQALGYAEADPTFDVEGIDAGHKLTILASIAFGIPLQFPKVYTEGISGITPEDVSYAEQLGYRIKLLGIARRADKGIELRVHPTLIPAKRLIANVDGVMNAILVKGDAVGPILSYGAGAGAEPTASSVVADIVDVVRALTSDPENRVPHLAFQPDAISDIPVLPVDDIETSYYLRLSAEDKPGVLADVTRILASHRISIEALIQKEPAEGASSLPVILLTHKVAEREMNAAIREIEALATVTAPVKRIRMETLK
- a CDS encoding carbamoyltransferase family protein yields the protein MTQRYYLGLCVTYHDPALAIVGPDGAVLYAEATERPLQYKRALNCEPDNLYLLPRLLRRYCPDAEELVVAFNWRRQRPLYERLMGLLGYFSARGLLRPDFKRLLAFMDTPSLHHMLACNGNALRRAGVNLARVVPRAFPGVKLSFRHYDHHLCHAAMACYGSPYPEAGCLVVDSYGENGSMGWYRYQGGRVRPLYLSRGVESHGFFYMKLTELCGFDWMAGEEWKVMGLAPYGQLDEDIYRLLDGMVRREGLKLQHVRAGFFAALERLENYRRAADAPPLAAANLAHTGQRFFADVLSEGLGHFHSLAGSANLALGGGCALNSSYNGRILERTPFQSLYVPPAPADDGTALGAAWLALRDDKPDAPLPMAPVSPYLGSTLSEDGIANLARHSGLSLRHLPGSIAVTVAQILAQGRIVGWIQGRAEFGPRALGNRSLLADPRPADMAERLNAVVKYRESYRPFAPSILHEHGPDWFEHYQESPYMERTLRFKPEVRQRVPAVVHVDGTGRLQTVKREWNPLLHELLSHFHGLTGVPLLLNTSYNVMGKPMAHSVEDALAVFLTAGVDALALGDYLLLKPELADLSL
- the alaC gene encoding alanine transaminase, with the translated sequence MQEFQRIKRLPPYVFNIVNDLKAKERARGEDIIDFGMGNPDRPTPQHIVDKLIETVHRGDTHRYSVSKGIPRLRKAICDWYQRRYQVELCPDSQAIVTIGSKEGLAHLALATCGPGDTVLVPNPAYPIHPYGIVLAGADVRHVPMVPGGDFFAELEQAIKNSWPTPKMLILNFPANPTAQCVELDFFEKVIEIAREYKIWVVHDLAYADIVFDGYVAPSILQVPGAADVAVEFFTLSKSYNMPGWRVGFMCGNRELVAALARIKSYLDYGTFTPIQVAAIAALEGPQDCVGEICEVYRKRRDALCDGLDAAGWEVERPKATMFVWAPIPEQYKHLNSLDFSKKLLLDAKVAVAPGIGFGEYGDTHVRFGLIENEHRTRQAMRGIKQMFRKDHAV
- the dtd gene encoding D-aminoacyl-tRNA deacylase — its product is MIALIQRVTEASVRVDGETVGAIGRGILALVAVEKGDTEKEARRLAEKLLAYRIFPDAEDRMNLSVKDIGGELLLVSQFTLAADTRSGSRPSFTPAAAPEEGRRLFDYFVEQARGSRLRIATGRFGADMRVALVNDGPVTFNLRVAPVIAG
- a CDS encoding rhodanese-like domain-containing protein; the encoded protein is MRQLSPVELKAFCEQAETPPLLLDVREPHEFAYCRLEGSLHIPMNQVPARLNELDPQRDIVVICHHGVRSLQVARYLEAQGYNRVINLEGGVDAWAMDVDADLPRY
- a CDS encoding iron-containing redox enzyme family protein; protein product: MPRQLFLRLSRPQIDAEALAAAREFLAAGIPPAARGRSGEGPFVALPDLDDAPHLATALGWHAPAALLQWDWLRDIGHSARGHRPVNALLFRAYLDAVGLDEPALALAAQYRALLSAAGVPVPDGAALAEEAFLVPCAALSLSCFPMEDFDAILGFSQAHCRQGSEWLDWLQRQLSRHGLPLGYVRRHRALLQRYAERLDEAAIGAGQGVAAGWALYEQAHRASAAALRAALAQPPERRAEAMLREKLPYAVGHHGAIMLEQRSLDEWLRAGDLPALRRALLDSPYVRADALDDSRLFKAAEFGGSMFGVFSAEDLALLRCWLRGDGAEPPALAETAPGRDRERPAAQRRRRPLLPVGGPSARELYHQLLNRAAYPDSLSVAAGYADKVLAWTRLAAPLQRGLRRRFPYSPGAFKQRVDAIHRREVERYRPLRGRPKLPREMYLWGIGQMAPAILADGCWLEHAAGNEPMADGVRRRLLRTFADEAGAGCIEWNHPNVYRRLLESLDMSFAPIDSQAFIQDSRLSDSAFVIPAYLLAVGQWPECFFPELLGLNLAIELSGLGATYMHLVDALRYHGIDPTIVQLHLSIDNLACGHAALAREAVELYLERMRSLGGEVVMQPAWERVWNGYLSLSTASLPFALSGLRRYGRWKIGEKARGLCHALRPS